Genomic window (Nitrospirota bacterium):
ACGAGGGCGGTTCGCTCTTCAATTACAAGATTGCGATCAAAATCCTTTCGGTTGTAAATGCGGTCTTCTACCGGGTTGCCATAAATATCGGTTTTGCCTTGTTCTGGTCTCCAACCTTCGACATCAACATTTAGGGCAACTCTTACAACGCGATAAGGGGCCAAGAAACCATCATCAATGCCTTGTTTAAGTGAATAGGTATAGATAGGTTCACCGAAATACTCAATATTGCTGGTTTCTTCGGTCTCTTTTGGTGTGGCTGTCAAACCGATTTGTGTGGCGTTGTTAAAATATTGCAGTATTTCGCGCCATGCGCTATCTTCCTTGGCGCTGCCCCGGTGGCACTCATCCACTACAATCAAATCAAAGAACTCACGGGAAAACTGTTTGTAAATATTCTTGTCTTCTTCAGAACCTGACAAGCCCTGGTACAAGGCCAAATAAATTTCATAGCTCTTGTCCACCTGGCGTTGTTTTACAACCGTCATCTTGTCTTTGAAATGTTTAAAGTCATTTCTTCTTGTCTGATCGAGCAAGGCATTGCGGTCAGCCAAAAACAAAATACGTTTTTTTACACCTGCCTTCCAAAGCCTGTAAACGATTTGAAACGCGGCATATGTCTTGCCCGTACCCGTTGCCATTACCAACAGGATTCTGTTTTGTCCGTTGGCGATAGCTTCAACAGTCCTGTTCACGGCTATTTGCTGGTAATAGCGAGGTTTGCGACCGGTCCCGTCAAAATAATAATCCTGGGCTGCAACTTTTTCCCCATGAGGCGTTGTGATGCCCTTGTACTTTTTATACCTCTCCCAGAGCTGTTCGGGTGATGGAAAGTCATCCAAAGTCAATTCAGTTTCAATGTTGCTATCTGTTGCCGTTCTGTCGTGAAAGAGAAAGCCGTCACCGTTACTGCTGAATACACAGGGGATGTCGAGGATTTGTGCATAGTCAAGGGCCTGCTGAATGCCCGCCCTTACAGAATGATTATTGTCTTTTGCTTCAATAACGGCAATAGGGATATTGGGCTTGTAATATAAGATATAGTCCGCTCTTTTTTGTGTACCTCTTGCTGTGAGCTTGCCGCGAACATATATTTTACCGTCTGTGAAGGAAACTTCTTCCAGAAGTTGAGTCTGTTTATCCCACCCCGCTTTCTCTAAAGCAGGCGTAATACACTTTGTACATATATCGCGTTCGGATAAACTCTTTTTATCAATCATCTGTCTCTCGAATTACCTTGAAACCGGTTGCAATCGAAAGCTCTGTATATTTTTCTGAGGTAAGAAGATCGGAAAGATAGGTTCTTAACTGGAACTGAGGGAGAGAGTTATCAAGCATTTTAGGACTATCCACCAGTATAAAACCCCTCTCCTTTCCAGTTTTCTAAGTGATTATAATTACGTGATATTTTATATGAAAGCGCTGATTATTGCACCCATGGTTTTTTGTATTCTCTATGCGCGATTGAGATCATCGGGATGTCCGAACCGGCCTCTGATCCAAATGATTGTTTCTCTCCTGCAAATAGCTTAGAATAAACAGCTATGACTGAAGCTCAGGAGCTTATCCAGGAACTTACCCGGGAACCCAAGATCGCCTATTTTTCGATGGAAATAGGCGTGCATAACGATATTCCCACCTATAGCGGTGGACTTGGCGTTCTTGCAGGCGATACGATCCGTTCAGGCGCTGACCTCAAGCTGCCGATGGTTGCAGTCACGCTGATGAGCAGAAAAGGCTATTTTACTCAGGAGATCGACAATACAGGCAGGCAGATCGAGCACCCGGCAGTATGGGACCCTGCTGACCACATGAAGCTCCTTCCTTACAGGGTCACGGTCCAGATCGAAGGAAAAGATGTCCAGGTCCAGGCCTGGCTTTATACGGTCAAGAGCCTGACAGGCGGCAGCATCCCCGTCTTTTTTCTTGATACAGATCTGTCTGCCAATGCACCGGAAAACAGGGAGATCACTGCACACCTTTACGGCGGCGACAAAGCATACCGACTGAAGCAGGAGATCGTTCTGGGCCTGGGCGGCGTGCGAATGCTTCATGAGATGGAATTTGATATCAAGAAATATCATATGAATGAAGGCCACGCGAGTTTTCTTATTCTGGAGCTTCTGAACAGATTTAAAAAACCGATCGAAGATGTCTGGGACGAAAAGCTTGTCTGGGACAGGCGGACCGTAAAGAATCTCTGTGTCTTCACGACCCATACGCCTGTTGAAGCAGGCCATGATAAATTCCCCTATGATCTGGTGCTGAAGACGATGGGAGAGATCGTACCTCTTTCATTGCTCCAGGATCTGGCAGGCAAGGACGGCCTTAATATGACCCTGCTTGCCCTGAACCTCAGCCGTTACATCAACGGGGTGGCAAAAAAGCATGGCGAAGTTTCCAAAAGCATGTTCCCCGGATATGAGATCCATGCGATCACAAACGGTGTGCACTCTTTTACCTGGACCTGCGACAGCTTCAAAAAGATCTATGACGAATATTTGCCGGGATGGGCTAATGAGCCTGAGCTTTTTGTGCGGATCGGCCGTATACCGGACGAGAAATTGTGGAGTGCCCATGCTGAAGCGAAACAGCATCTTATCTCCTACGTCAGGGAGCAGACGGGAGTTGAGCTCTCTCCTGATGTCCTGACCCTTGGCTTTGCGCGGAGGGCAACTGCGTATAAAAGGGCAGACCTTCTTTTCAGGGACCTTGAACGATTTGAAAAGATAGGATCAGGCAAGCTCCAGATCGTCTATGCAGGCAAGGCACATCCTCATGATGCTCCCGGCAAACAGCTGATCCAGAACATCTTTGACTACAAGGAAAAACTGAAAGACCGGATAAAGATCGTGTACCTGCAGAACTATAACATGGAGACCGCCCTGAAGATAGTCTCGGGCGTTGACGTATGGCTGAATACACCCCTGAGACCTCTTGAAGCCTCCGGAACAAGCGGCATGAAGGCGACCCATAATGGCGTAATGAACTTCAGCGTGCTTGACGGATGGTGGATTGAGGGACACATTGAGGGCTTTACCGGATGGTCAATAGGTCCTGCTCCGCAGGAACTGACTCCGGGCGCTGATGCAGATGCGCGTGACGCTGAGGACCTCTATCACAAGCTTGAGCATGTGCTCATACCTCTCTATCATAACGAACGCCATACCTGGATCCGTATGATGCAGAATGCGATCGGCAAGAACGCTTATTACTTTAACTCTCACCGCATGATGAGACGATACGTGACCGAGGCATACATCAGATAACCGCTCGTTTTACCTTTTCCGGCTGCAGGTCGGACAGTTCTCCTGCCCAGACACAAAACTTCCGCATGTACTGCACTGAACAAGCTCGATCGGCGTCTGCCAGCCGCAGTGGCCGCATCTGTCTTCACGTTTACTGAGAGGCTGTGAACAGTTAGGGCATCGCCTTCCTGCGGCTTCGGCCTTTAAAGACGGCAGGATCAAAATAACAATGGTGAACAGAGGCAGGATAAAGCAGAGCAGAAACCAGAATAAAACGCTCCTTCCTTTTTTTGCCGCGATAAAGCCCCCAACAATGCCGGCGATCAGTTGAAGAATATAGAGTCTTGCCATAGTAGTCTTATCTCACTGCGGAAGTTATATCTTCCGATGCTTAGGGGAAGAGGTTGCCGGCCCTGAGCACCTTCAGGTCCCAGGCAATATCTGCCGTGCTCTTTTGATTTCTGAAAGAAAGGGAGAGAGTATCCCGGTCAGGCATCAGCACAGTCCTTGGAAAGGCACAGTAGAACATTATTGATACAGGCTCTTCTTTTCTATAGAAGGTTTTAATACCCTTAACCTGTATATGCGTCAGCGGCTTTACCGTATCTGCTCCTGCTGTCAGGGCGATAGCGGGATAGGGGTCATCGGCAATTTCGTCATCAAGTCCTTCCCGCGGAGAGCTGATGCTGACCTTAAAGTAAAGATTATTCTGAAAATCAAAAAGTGCTTTATCTCCGGGAGCGTCTGATTTAAGAACAAGAGATTCGGTCAACAGTGTAGCCTGGAACTTGAGATCATCAGAAGCAGAAACCTTGGTGAGCAGGGAGAGCATATCGTTATAGGCCAGTTCTTTCCTTACCTCTTCCCTTGCCGCAGGCTTCAGCACAGGCAGACTGATAAGTCCGGCATTATACGCATAAAAAGAAAATCCGATACCCCCAAGCAGGATAAGAGCAAGAAGAGCATAAGAAAGCGAGCTCCTGCTTGCAGGCGATATTTTCTCGACGCGTGCAGGAAGAGTTTCCTCTCTTTTCTCAAAAACAGGCGTTGGGGCTTCACGGTCAGCGCTCTGAGAGGCCTGGAGCTTTGATCTGAGCTCAGCATTCTCACGCATGCCCTGCTCAAGCTTCAGCCGCAGGTCAGCCACTGCACTGCCATAGACCGCAAGATCAGCCTTAAGGACTCTGATCTCTTCCTCTTTTGTCCGGCTGAGCAAACTGATCTCGCCCTGCAGGCGGGCAATGGTCTTTGAGATATCATCATGTTCAGCGCTGAGGCGGCTGTTATCATGTCTGCTTTTATTAAGCTCATTCTCAAGGCTGCTGATCAGGGACCGGGCTTGATCCATCTTTTCCTGCTGACCCGCAACATTCCCGGCAAAATCTTTCTTTTCTGAAACCAGCAGGTTGATAGCCTGCTCTTTTTCAGCAAGATTTCTGTTCAGCAGGATGATTTCCTGTTTCAGATGCTCAAAGGCTTCTTTGTACTCGAGGGCAGTTTTCTGCAGCTCCGCCTTCTCAGTGTTCGCAAGACTTGTGATCTCCCGTTTTTCTGCTATCTTTTTCCCAAGCTCTGTCTGCGATGCCATCAGGACCGCTGCATTTTCCTGCAACGCGCTGATCTCTGCCCTGGCGTCTGACAGGGACTGCTCTTTCCGGCTGAGCTGAGATGCCAGACGGTCCTGCTCAAGGACAAGCTCATTGATCTTTTCTGCGGCCTGCGCAAGGTCTTCCTCAAGGCCGGACTTTTCTTTGCGGGATACGTCAAGCAGACAGATATTCTCTGCGAGTTCTTTTTCCTGCTCCAGCCCCCTTGCTGTCAGTCTGTTCATCTCTTCATCCAGACGCATTCTTTCTTTCCTGAGCGAATCAGTCTGGTACAAGAACTCATTATTCTCATGCTCGCGCTCAGATGTCATGGCGGTGAGCAGCTCATTTTTTTCAAGGAGCTGCTGGTTCAGAAGGGCGATCTTCTCCCGCAACGCAGCCAGATCAGAGACATGTTCTGCCGTGGCACTTTCAAGCCTTGTCTGATATCCTGCGATCTCATTCCGGAGGTCTTCGACATCCCGGTCTTTTCCAGGGGTCTGATGCTCTTCAGAGGACATGCCGGCAAGGAGTTCATTTTTTTCGAGGAGCTGCCGGTTCAGGACAGAGATCTGGTCCTCCAGTGCAGCATATCTGTCCGTCTGCTCCGACTCGGACAGTTCGATCTTTTCCTCATATTCCCGCAGTCGTTTCCGGATCTCTGCTATGGTCCTGTCTTTTTCTGCTCCCTGCGCCTCTGCAGAAGCCAAAAGCGCCAACTGTTCATTCTTGCCCAGGAGCTCCCTGCTCAGGCTGACGATCTGTTCCTGGAGATCAGCAATGGCATCTTCATGCTCCGCTGCCGCCTGCTGAGAGCCGGACCGAAGCCCGGAGATATCCTCCATAAGGTTATGGATCTGCTGATCGTTCCCGGCGACCGCGTTACGGAGAGCAACAGTATCATCCTCAAGTTTTTTGTTCGCTGCCATGGCATCCAGGAGCCTGGCCTCCAGATCGTTTTTCTCCTGCCGCTCCTTATCAAGCGCCTGGGCTTGACTGACTGCAGCAACCCTGAGGTCTTCGCCCTCTCTTTTCAGCAGGTCACGTTCATACACAAGGTTCTTGAGCGTAAGCTCATGGGCGCCATGCAATGCCTCAATTTCGTCCTTCTGCTTCTTGTAGTCCTGGGAGATATCGATCAGGAGCTCGTCCTTCCCGATCATCTCCTCGTTAAGCGCGGAGATCTTGACATTGAGATCAAACAGCTCTTTCGAGAAGAGGGAATTCTCTTCCATTTTCATGTCAATGGACATCGAGAGGGAATTTATCTTTTCAAGAAGTGCGGGGATCTTTTCATGGAGTTCGCTGTCTTTATGGCTGAGCTCACCGCTGAGGCGAACGACCTTGGCATTAAGCTCATCGATAACATGAATTCTGCTCTCAATGGCAGAGGTCAGCTCATCAATATCAGTCTTAAGCTCTGCGATCTCCCTGCTGTAATCATCAACCTTTTGCTGGAGATTTTCCTCAACATGTGTCTTATCCGCCTTCAGGTGATCGAGCTCGACCCGGCCATTGTACAGTTCAGCTCTTGCCTCATCCCGGTCCAGCTCGATCTCTGCGATCTGCGATCTGGCCAGTGACAGCTCGGTTTCGAGCCTTTCAATTCTGCCGGCCGCTGTCTTCAGGCTTTCTTTCGTCTCCTCAAGGTCAAGTTCGCCGATTGCAATGCTCTTCTCAAGGTCTTCAACCGTCTTAAGCAGAGATGCGAGGGATGCCTTGTGGCTTTCTCCTTCCCGGTCCAAGCCTGTCTGTGTGACCTGCTGGTCCCCGGTGCCTCCGGTCTCCGGTATCTTTCTCAGCCGTTCCTCAAGTTCTCTTTTTTCTCTCTTCAGAGACTTGACAGCCTGCCCGTCAACGCGAGAGATATTCTGCTGATCACGCTCCAGATTTCTGAAGATCGAGTCCTTTTCAGCGATCAGCTTCTTATTGTCTGCCATAAGATTTTCGATCTTTTTCTTCAGCTCCGAGATCTCCATGTTCCGGAGAATGTCAAAATCAAGAAGCTTTTCTTTCATGCTCTTATGGCTTGCGGAGAACTTCCGGAGCGAGAGGGTGAGTTTTTCTTTTTCCTCCTCAAGCCCCTTGATTATGTCGCTCTGCGACATAATGACAGACTCAAGGTTATTTTTTTCTTTTGCAACAGTAAGGAACTTTTCGGTTATCGCTTCGGATTTATTATCAGCGGGTATTGGACATGCGGAAGGTTCACCCGCTGTGTGCGAAGCCGGGGGGATATTCTTCTCATCCGGTATTTTGTTGCCCTGCGTCTGAGAGGAGTCGGTCATACTCTTGGTGCCAGCCCCTCAATATCCTGCGTTCTTGCCGAGATCAGCATAATAGAAGGTACTAAATTTGAGGACTCCTGTCAATAAATTAATGAAAACAAGGGGTTCCCTTTGTCGCAGTCACCGGTTCGACCGGTAAAGCCCGATTACCAGGCAAGAGAGAGGAGACACTGAAGATCTGACTGAAGGATATTGAACTTGCAGCTAAGCAGCATACACTGCCGTGAGCGGTAGCAGTGTCCTTCTTTTATAACGACATGCACACATATGCCGGTTTTGTCCCGATGCGGGCAGAGGATATGCAGTTTGCCCGTTGCTTCAGAATAGTGACTGTCTTTGAGGTGATATCTCATTGCCGTATTATACCGCTCTGAGGCTGAAGGGGGTATTGTATGCCGGAAATAAAACGTCCGCCCGCAAAAAAAAGCCCCGGAGGAATGATCATCCGGGGCTTCTCTGTATACCCTAAAATCCGACTACTTGTTGACTGCGTCCTTGAAAGCCTTGCCAGCGCTGAACTTGGGGAGCTTCTTCGCAGCGATCTTGATGGCCTTGCCGGTCTGAGGATTTCTTCCGGTCCTTGCTTTCCTCTTTGACTGTGAGAAAGTGCCGAATCCAACAAGGGAAACCTTGTCGCCCTTCTTGACCGACTTGATGATTGCCTCGATAGCTCCATCAAGTGCCTTGCCTGCGCAAGCCTTGGTGCAGTCTGATGCCTCTGCCATCTTTTCGATAAGTTCTGCCTTTGTCATACCCTAATCCTCCTATTGGAATTATTAACTGAATCTCTGCCGTTAATCATATTTAAAGAGGGTTCACCCTGTCAATGGAATTTGCGTGTTAGGAAAAAATTGTGAAAGAATGAAGTGGTGCCCCCTGCATGATTCGAACATGCGGCCCCAGGTTTAGGAAACCTGTGCTCTATCCGACTGAGCTAAGGGGGCATATGCATAGCAACACTGCAAAATTGCAGCAATAGGAAAATATCTTATATCTGTTTATGGGTATGTGTCAACCGAATCAACCTTCTGCATCGCTGCCTGTGCTGGCTTTACAATGCCTCGAGCCTGATTGCATAATACTGTATCAGCAAGGAGGTCTTATCATGCAAAAAAGATATTCCTGGTTCCTGCCGCTCATTATTGTCGCTGCCCTTTTCCTGAATCAGGGGTGTGCTTCAACGCCCAATCAAGCGCTTCTTAACCACGACCGGGCAACACTCGGTCCGATAAAGATGATCCGCTATGAAACCCCTGGCATTCTCAAGTCGTCAGGCACCGAAACCGGCGTCATGGCCCTGGCGACCCTTGCGGTGCCCGGCGGATCTGCCCTTTTTGTGGTAGGCGATGCTTATAGTAAAGCACGCGGTGCAGATACCCAGTATCTGATCCCTGATTTCGGTTCAATGGTCATGGACAGGTTTCTTGAATGCGTTAATGAGAAGGCGCCGGGTTGGCCCGAACTCTCGGCAGTCAGGGAACCGCTGAAGGAGGAACTTAACGAAAACATAAAGACAGCGATCATCGAACTCGATGTCAAGCGTCTTGCCTATGGGAGCATCGACCTTACACGCGGCGGCATCATACTGGACCGCGGAATGGACAAAGGAGTCATTGCTGACGGATTTATGGCAAAGACCGTGGTCACCATGAAGGACCCGCAGGGCGATGTCCTTTGGCAGAAGAGCTATGTCTATTTATCAAAAGACCATGACCGGGGCATGTCACTCGATGAACTCGAAGCGAATAACTGCGATCTCCTGAAGGAGGAAATGATATTTGCTGCAGAGATGACCGTCCAGGACTTTGTCAATCACCTGAACGGGAGCGCGAATTAGAACGCGATCGTTATTTTGATGTTAGCGCCTTGTCAGCCTTACGGCCTCCGATGACTGCAATGAGGAAGCTGCGTTTTATTTCTGTGAGGCCGCATTCTGAGGCGCCACAATGACCATCTTCACCCACGGTATTTCAGCCTTGATCCTGTCACCTATGGCCCTGACCAGGTCCATGCGGGTCATATGTCAACGCCAGCAGTAGCCCGTAGGCCGTATCCGCACATCATGATCTTTAATGTCCACAAATTCGATATCGCCGCCGAGAGCCGTATAGTTAGGTTTCAGCTCTTCTATGATCTGCTTGATTTTCTGAATATCTTTCTCTATATTTTCCATGAGTCTCCTTTTTAAAAATAAGCAAATAATTGTAACAGATTGGAGCTACTTTGGACATGCTTGAAAGTATAAAGGCCCGGCGCAGCGTCAGGAAGTTCACATCAGATCAGGTTCCTGATGACCTGATAGCAAAGATCCTTGAGGCCGGGCGATGGGCGCCATCAGGTCTGAACAATCAGGCCTGGCGCTTTGCTGTTGTAACGGATAAAGCAACCATTAAAAAGATCTCCGGACTGACCCGCTACGCGAAGATAGTGCTTGCCGCGCAGGCGCTGATACCGGTATTCCTTGATACTGCCAGGAGCTATCACCGGGAGAAGGACATTCAGTCGATCGGCGCCTGCCTGCAGAACATGCTCCTTGAAGTTCACGCTCTCGGACTCGGTGCTGTCTGGCTCGGCGAGATCATTAAGAGCAGCGAACCGATAAAACAGCTCCTCGGCCTGCCTGAGGAATTGGAACTTATGGCTGTGATCGCTATGGGATATCCTGATGAAACGCCGCGTTCAACAAAAAGAAAAGAACTGAAAGAGCTGATCGTGTACCGCGATTAGCCGGAGCTGCTCAGGTTGTTTAGACCGAGAAGTTATGATCAGCCTTTCATGGAAACTGCTGATGAAGGCTGGAAATTCTTCCCCTGGACCGTATCCCTGGCCATGAGGTTCTTTTCAATGTCGCTCAGGATCTGGTGCCTGTTCTTCCCCCATACAGGCGCGATGAGGATGTCGTCAGGCGCGGTCGCAAAAAGCCGCTGGAACACGATATGCGGTGCGGTCCTCTCCATAAAATCAACCACAAAATCGAGATATTCCTGGTATCCGAAAACCGGGAACGGATGGTCTTTATACATTTCTGCCAACGGCGTGTCCTTAACGATCTGCAGTTGATGCACCTTCAGGAACTCGATCGGCAGCAATGACATCTCTTCAGCCATGGCAAGCGTTTCCTGGCGGGTCTCGGTCGGGAATCCTGCTATAAGATGAGCTCCGATATGGATGCCCCTGTCTTTAGTCATCTCTACGGCCCGAAGGAACGCCATATAATCGTGGCCCCGCTGAATGAAATCGAGGCTCTTGTCATGCATTGACTGAAGCCCGTATTCGATCAGAACAAAGTATTGCGAGGCAAGAGATTCGAGCATCCTGATCTTCTCCGGATCAACAGCATCCGGCCGTGTGCCGATCGCAAGACCTATCACGTCAGGCTCAGAGAGGGCTTCTCTATAGAACCTTTCCAGTTCTTCAACAGGGGCGTATGTATTGGTATAGGCCTGAAAATAAACAAGGAACTTTGCTGCCTGGAAACGTTTTTTTGTATGACTGATGCCGTTTCTTACCTGCTCGGCGATGGCCAATGAGGGCTTGCAGGAGCTTGGTCTGAAACTGTCGTTGTTGCAATAAATGCAGCCCGAGAAGCCGAGCGTCCCGTCCCTGTTTGGACAGGTGAATCCGGCATCCACATTGACCTTGTAGACTGTCGTGCCAAAGGTCCTGCGCATATGGGCACCGAATGAATTATATCTCTGCATGGTCAATTATCATCCTTATAGAAAGCCCTTGTCAAACGACCGGATGGAAAGCCAGATCGCCCTCTTGCCGGCAGACGCCGCCCGGAAATGCATGAGAGACTGTCTTTGGTCAGTGCCGTGCGAGGCCTGTTTTTCGCGCCGCCTCAGCAACGGCATGGGCAACAGATGATGCCACTTTGCGGTCGAAGATGCTCGGAATGATATAGTCATCATGCAGTTCATCCGTAGAAATTACCTGGGCAATCGCCTGTGCGGCAGCGAACTTGACCGCCTCGTTCACCCCTTTTGCCCTGACGTCAAGAAGACCTCTGAATATGCCGGGAAAACCGAGCACATTATTGATCTGGTTCGGATAGTCTGACCTTCCCGTAGCAAGGATCTTCGCAAGGGGAAGGGCGTCCTCGGGAGATACCTCCGGCTCAGGATTTGCCAGGGCAAACACAATGGGATCCTTTGCCATCTTCCTGATATCATCCGCTGCGATCACATTCGGACCGGACAGACCGATGAAGACATTGGCTCCTGTGAGGGCTTCGACAATGCTGCCCTTTATTTTCCTTGGATTGGTCTTCTTTGCAAGAAGCCTCTTGTATGGGTTCATATACTTTTTTCTGCCCTGATAGACTGCACCGGTTCTGTCACAGACAATAATGTCCTTAATGCCGAACGCTGTTAGCATGTTTGCGTTTGCGATCCCGGCAGCACCTGCGCCGGCAATAACAACACGGAACTTCCTGATATCCTTTTTGAGCAGCCTGCCGACATTGATGAGCGCTGCAAGAACAACAACTGCCGTGCCGTGCTGATCGTCATGGAAAACCGGGATGTCCAGCATCTCCTGGAGCCGACGCTCTATTTCGAAGCAGCGCGGTCCTGAAATATCTTCCAGATTAATACCCCCAAACGGAACCGCTATGTTTTTCACCGTGGCTATGATCTCTTCAGTATCCTTGGTGTTCAAGGCAATAGGAAATGCGTCAATCCCGCCGAATTCCTTGAAGAGCATCGCCTTGCCTTCCATGACCGGCATTGCAGCCTCAGGCCCGATATCGCCGAGACCGAGCACGGCCGTGCCATCGGTGACAACAGCGACCGAATTGCCTTTGATCGTATATTTATACGTATGTTCCTTATGCTCAAAAATATCCATACAGACGCGGGCAACGCCCGGCGTATAGACCTTTGAGAGATCTGCCCGGTCTTTGACCGCGATCTTGTTGTGGATCTCTATCTTGCCGCCCTCATGTGCCGAGAAGGTTCTGTCCATCACCCTCAGCACCCTGATACCCCTCATCTCCTTTATGGCACGGGCAATCGCAATTTCGTGCTCTGCGTCGCGGGCATTGACCGTAACATCCCTGATGATCTTGCCCTTTTCGACACGAACGATATCAACGGACCCAAGGTCTCCTCCTGCCAGGCTGAGCACGGTTGCAAGCTGGGCAAACATGCCGATACGATTGTCGATCTCAAGACGCAGGGTGATACTGTAGCTTGGACTTGGCTGGTGAGACATGGTTTCCTCCAAAGACGTAAGATGTGTTTTATTATCCCACAGTTCGTCGTATAATACAGCAAGACTTTTATTGGCTCAATAGCGACTGTGTCAGAATAGTTCCTATATATCGCGCAGGGATAGGGGTTATGATACTGTTTCAAAACAGGGTAGGCAGAAAGATCGTGATGTCCCTTACCGGGCTTGCCATGGTTATTTTTGTCATTATCCATCTCCTTGGCAATGCCTCCCTGTTCAGCGGCCCGGATGGGATCAATGCGTACGGGAAGCTTTTGCACAGCCTCGGCGCTTTTCTCTGGCTTATCCGCCTGATCATGCTTACAGCCCTCTGCCTGCATATTCTTTTCGGTATCCATCTCACTCTTGAGAACCGTGCAGCAAAACCTCAGCGGTACGCTGTCCGCAAAGATCTCAGCTCGACCTTTGCAGGCAGGAATATGATCTGGACAGGCCTGCTCATTGCCAGCTATCTTTTATATCATCTTCTGCATTTTACTTTGGAGGTGATCTATCCAGGACTGGCGGCCTATCAAAATCCTGACGCTGCAGGCAGGCCTGATATCTTTATGATGGTGGTACTCAGTTTCAGGAATATATCTGTGGCAGGGCTCTATGTCCTTGCCATGGGAGCACTCGCACTGCACCTCAGTCACGGCATACAGAGTATGTTCCAGACCCTTGGCCTGAACAATGAAAGAACCCTTCCTGCAGTTATAAAGATAGGCACGATCGCGGCTGTGGTCCTTTTTCTCGGTTACATATCTATCCCGGTAAGTATAGTTGCCGGCCTGGTAGGAAGGTAAAACCATGATTCTTGACGGCAAATGCCCGACAGGTCCTCTGGCTGAAAAGTGGGACAAGCGCAGACAGGATCTGAAGCTTGTTAATCCGGCCAACAAGCGCAAGTATAAGATCCTTGTCGTAGGCACCGGCCTTGCGGGAGCCTCTGCAGCAGCAACCCTGGGAGAGCTCGGATACCAGGTTGAGGCATTCTGCTTTCAGGACAGCCCGCGCAGGGGCCACAGCATCGCGGCCCAGGGCGGCATCAACGCAGCAAAGAACTATCCCAGTGACGGAGACAGCATATTCCGCCTCTTCTATGACACGATAAAAGGCGGCGACTTCAGGTCACGAGAGGCAAATGTGTACCGCCTTGCAACACTCAGCAATAATATTATTGACCAATGTGTTGCACAGGGTGTTCCGCTTGCCCGCGATTATGCGGGGTATCTCGATAACCGTTCTTTTGGCGGAGCACAGGTCTCAAGGACATTCTACGCGCGGGGCCAGACAGGTCAGCAGCTCTTATTGGGCGCCTATGCTGCACTGTCGAGACAGGTAAAGGCAGGCACGGTCCGGCTTTTTCCCAGGACGGAGATGTTAGACCTCGTGCTGATCAACAACGAGGCAAAGGGAATTACGATCAG
Coding sequences:
- a CDS encoding succinate dehydrogenase cytochrome b subunit, with product MILFQNRVGRKIVMSLTGLAMVIFVIIHLLGNASLFSGPDGINAYGKLLHSLGAFLWLIRLIMLTALCLHILFGIHLTLENRAAKPQRYAVRKDLSSTFAGRNMIWTGLLIASYLLYHLLHFTLEVIYPGLAAYQNPDAAGRPDIFMMVVLSFRNISVAGLYVLAMGALALHLSHGIQSMFQTLGLNNERTLPAVIKIGTIAAVVLFLGYISIPVSIVAGLVGR
- a CDS encoding NAD-dependent malic enzyme produces the protein MSHQPSPSYSITLRLEIDNRIGMFAQLATVLSLAGGDLGSVDIVRVEKGKIIRDVTVNARDAEHEIAIARAIKEMRGIRVLRVMDRTFSAHEGGKIEIHNKIAVKDRADLSKVYTPGVARVCMDIFEHKEHTYKYTIKGNSVAVVTDGTAVLGLGDIGPEAAMPVMEGKAMLFKEFGGIDAFPIALNTKDTEEIIATVKNIAVPFGGINLEDISGPRCFEIERRLQEMLDIPVFHDDQHGTAVVVLAALINVGRLLKKDIRKFRVVIAGAGAAGIANANMLTAFGIKDIIVCDRTGAVYQGRKKYMNPYKRLLAKKTNPRKIKGSIVEALTGANVFIGLSGPNVIAADDIRKMAKDPIVFALANPEPEVSPEDALPLAKILATGRSDYPNQINNVLGFPGIFRGLLDVRAKGVNEAVKFAAAQAIAQVISTDELHDDYIIPSIFDRKVASSVAHAVAEAARKTGLARH